From the Pseudomonas sp. VD-NE ins genome, the window CCTCGGTCGCGGACATGGACTGCATCGCCCAGCAGACCCAGCATGTCACCAGCACCACCTCGGCCGGCGACCCGGCACCGCATGCGGCGATGGGCGTATTTGCCGGCATTCGGGCAACCGCCATGGCACGGCTGGGCAGCGACAACCTCGAAGGTTTGCGCATCGCGATTCAGGGTTTGGGCAATGTCGGTTACGCATTGGCCGAGCAACTGCACGCCGCCGGGGCAGAACTGCTGGTCAGCGATATCGATCACGGCAAGGTGCAACTGGCGATGGAACAGCTCAACGCGCATCCGATTGCCAACGATGCATTGCTCAGCACGCCATGTGACATCCTCGCGCCGTGCGGTCTGGGCGGGGTTTTGAACAGCCATACCGTCACACAATTACGCTGTTCGGCAGTGGCAGGCTCTGCCAACAACCAGCTGACACATCTGGATGTGGCCGATCAACTGGAGCGGCGCGGGATTCTGTATGCGCCAGACTACGTGATCAATGCCGGTGGTTTGATCTACGTCTCGCTGAAACACCGTGGCGAGGAATTGCCGACGATTACCGCGCATCTGTCGAAGATCAGTTCACGGCTGACCGAAGTTTTCGCCCATGCTCAAGCGGAAAAACGTTCACCGGCGCGGGTGGCGGATGAGTTGGCGGAAAGGGTTTTGTATCGTTGAAACGCAAAAGATCGTCCGATCGCGGCCCGAGCCTTCGGCAGCTCCTACAGGGAATACACATTCCAAATGTAGGAGCTGCCGAAGGCTCGGGCCGCGATCGGACGATCTTTCAAGGGGCGCAGATTACTTCGCGGCTTTTGTCGCTTTTGCTGGCTTGGCCGGTGCTTCAGCAGGTTCCGCCACTTCAGCATTTTCGACTGACTCGGCCGGTGCGTTGATCAGCTCAGACAATGCATCCGGCTGGCTCTTGAACGCCCGGGCGAACACATCGCGATTCTTCGCCATGTAGATCCCGGCTTCTTCCACTTGCTGTTCAGTCAGGGACGGAACGGCTTTTTGCAGCACATCGGCCAGATATTCGGCCAGTTCGAGCATTTTGTCATGACGGTCAGCTTCGGCTTTATCCATGAACAAGCGCTCCAGATCTCGGCTGCTGCGGTATACCACTTCGACGGCCATTCACCACCTCACATGCCTTCACATTAAGTTGTCTTGACGACTACTGTATCCATATACAGCGAAAAGGATAAGCGAATCCCTGCGCCATGGGTAGTGGCTTTTCAATGTAGACCGGATTTCGGGTTTGTCAGGGAGACCGTGTCGCTGCATTCGCGAGCAGGCTCGCTCCCACAAAAGCACAGCGGTGCGACCAAACGCCACGGCGCGGGTTTGGCGGCGGCTCGCCATGATGGCGTGGCCTCTGTTCTGCATGAAAACCCGTTACGTGCAGAAAACCGTCACGTCCAACACGCATCATCCGCTCGCATTCGAGCTAAGGAACATCATCGTGAAAATAAACTGGGCCGAGAAACTGCGGCAAAACGTGCATCAACTGGCCGAGTCCCTGGGCAACCTGTTCGTCGAGACCTTCCACTATCTGGCGCTGTTCGCCATCGGTGCGGTGACGGCGTGGGCGGCGGTGATGGAGTTTCTCGGGATGCTCGAGGAAGGCCACATCAAGATCGATGACATTCTGCTGCTGTTCATCTATCTCGAATTGGGGGCGATGGTCGGGATCTACTTCAAGACCAACCACATGCCGGTGCGCTTCCTGATCTACGTGGCGATCACCGCGCTGACCCGTCTGCTGATCTCCAACGTCTCGCACCACAACCCGCCGGACATGGGCATCATTTACCTGTGCGGCGGGATTCTGCTGCTGGCGTTCTCGATTCTGGTGGTGCGTTACGCCTCGTCACAATTTCCTTCGGTTAAGATCGAGAAACCGCAGCGCAAACTCGGCGCCGGTTCCAGCGAGCATCCGGAAGTCGAGAAGGGCGAGCTTTAAAGCCCGGCCACTTGTCCGGGCTGGCCGTTGACGCGTGGCGGTGGCGGGGTCAGCCCGGCGCCGCTGGTCATGGCTTCGAGGATTGCCATGGCGCTGTGGCCTTGCTCGATGGCTATGCCGAATTGAATGCTTTGCACCAGCCGTTTGAGCCGCGCGGGATCGTTGCGCTGCTCGGCGCTGATCATGCGTTTGGCGACGATTCGGCCGCTGTTGGACAGGGTCAGCATGATGCTGCCGTCCAGACCCTGAATGCTCAAGTTGATCTGATAGTCCGGCGCGAAGGCATCGGTAATGATCTGAAAAGGATTGTCCATGATGCGTCACCGCCTGATTGAACGTGCAGTTGTTGACCGGCCGTGATCGGGTTGGTTCGCCAAACCGGATCACCGGCCATTCCGTGGTCTGTATTTGTTGCTTCATGTAGGAGCTGTCGAGTGAAACGAGGCTGCGATCTTTTGCTCTTCAGTGTTTTGATTTCGGTCATGAAGAGCAAAAGATCGCAGCCTGCGGCAGCTCCTACAGGGGCTTAGCAAGGGCTGTGCCGGGAAAATTGTCGAACAATGAACACGGGCATAAAAAAGGCGAGCCGCTTGGCTCGCCTTTTTTAACAGCCCGTTTTCAGGGCAGAACCGAGTAGATGATCGCTGACAGTGCAATCAGGCCGATCAGCACCACAAACACGTTGGACACCTGCCCTGAATACTGGCGCAAGGCCGGCACGCGGCGGATGGCGTACATCGGCATCAGGAACAACAGGCAGGCAATCACCGGCCCGCCGAGGGTTTCGATCATGCCGAGGATGCTCGGGTTGAAGGTCGCCACGGCCCAGCAGCTGAGGATCATGAACATGGCGGTCGCGCGGTTCAGCCAGCTCGCTGACATGACCCGGCCACGGCTGCGCAGGCTTTTCACGATCATGCCCTGGAAGCCTTCGCTGGCACCGATGTAATGGCCGAGGAAGGATTTGGTGATCGCCACCAGCGCAATCAACGGCGCGGCGTAAGCGATGACCGGGGTCTGGAAGTGGTTGGCCAGGTACGACAGGATCGAAATGTTCTGCGCCTTGGCCGCTGCCAGATCCGCCGGCGACAACGCCAGCACGCAACTGAAGCAGAAGAACATTACCGTCACCACCATCATGCCGTGGGCCATGGCGAGGATGCCGCTGCTCTTGCGTTCGGCCTGCTCGCCGTAGCGTTGTTTCTGCTCAACCGCGAACGCGGAAATGATCGGCGAATGGTTGAACGAAAACACCATCACCGGAATCGCCAGCCACATTGTCTTGAAGAAAGCGGACATTGGCATGGCTTCTTGGGCGCTGGCGAAAAACGCACCATTCCAGTTTGGAATCAGGCTGAGTGCAAGCAACAGCAACGCGGCAACAAACGGATAAACAAGCACGCTCATGGCTTTGACGATGACGCTTTGGCCGCAGCGCACAATCGCCATCAAACCGAGGATCAGCGCCAGCGAAAGGATCGCCCGAGGCGGCGGGGCGATGTGCAATTGGTGTTCGAGAAAGCTGCTCAGGGTGTTGGTCAGCGCCACGCTGTAGACCAGCAGGATCGGGAAGATCGCGAAAAAATACAGCAGCGTGATCAGTTTGCCGGCGCCGATGCCGAAGTGTTCTTCGACCACTTCGGTGATGTCCCCGGAGCGCCCGGACAACACAAAACGGGTCAGGCCCCGGTGGGCAAAAAACGTCATCGGGAAGGCAAGTACAGCCAGAATCAGCAACGGCCAAAAACCGCCGACACCGGCGTTGATTGGCAGAAACAATGTACCGGCACCGATCGCGGTGCCATACAGGCCAAGCATCCAGGTAGTGTCGAATTTGCTCCAGCCCTTGTGGGCCGTTTCTGTGTTGAGTGTGCGGTCCACCGCGGGATTTTCGGCAGCAGGTGTACGTACATCGGTCATCGGTATCGCCTCGTTATTATTTTTGCTCGGGCTCACGGTTGGCAGACCGTGGGGTGCGGTCTGCCGGGGCGGTCAGGGAATGCGCCTCAGCATTCCACCCAGCTCACGGCCAGGCCACCCCGTGAAGTCTCTTTGTATTTGTCGTGCATATCGGCGCCGGTATCGCGCATGGTGCGGATTACCCGGTCGAGGGAAATGAAGTGTTTGCCGTCGCCGCGCAGGGCCATTTGCGTGGCGTTGATCGCTTTCACGGCGGCGATGGCGTTGCGCTCGATGCACGGCACTTGCACGAGGCCACCGACCGGGTCGCAGGTCAGGCCAAGGTTGTGTTCCAGGCCGATTTCGGCGGCGTTTTCCAGTTGTTCCGGAGTGGCGCCGAGCACATCAGCGAGGCCGGCAGCGGCCATCGCGCAGGCCGAACCGACTTCACCCTGACAGCCGACTTCGGCGCCGGAGATCGAGGCATTCTTCTTACAGAGAATGCCGACGGCGGCCGCGCCGAGGAAGAAAGCGACGACATCATCGTCAGACGCGTCCGGATTGAATTTCATGTAGTAGTGCAGAACGGCCGGGATGATCCCGGCTGCACCGTTGGTCGGCGCGGTGACCATGCGCCCGCCGGCCGCGTTTTCTTCGTTGACGGCGAGGGCGAACAGGTTGACCCATTCCATTGCCGACAGCGTCGAACTGATCACGTTCGGCTTGCCGATCTCCAACAGGCTGCGATGCAATTTCGCGGCGCGGCGCGGCACGTTCAGACCACCGGGCAGAATCCCCTCGTGGCGCAGGCCTTGTTCGACGCATTCGCGCATCACCGACCAGATGTGCAGCAGACCCTGACGGATCTCCGCGTCGGTACGCCACGCGCGCTCGTTGGCCATCATCAGTTCGGACACGCGCAGGTTGTGCTGTTTACACAGCGACAGCAGTTCGGCGGCGCTGGAGAAATCGTACGGCAACACCACATCGCCGGCCGGTGCGACACCGGACTCCGCTTCTGCCGCTTCGATGATGAAACCGCCGCCAATCGAGTAGTACGTCTGCTCGAACAACTCGGTGGTTTCGCCAAGGGCTGTCAGGGACATGGCGTTGGGGTGGTAGGGCAGGCTCTCGTCCAGCAGCAGGAGATCACGTTGCCAGTCGAAGGCAATTTCTCTCTGACCGGCGAGGGACAGTTGGCCTGACTCGCGTAGTTGCTGGATACGTGGATCGATGGTCGCCGGATCGATGCTGTCCGGCCATTCGCCCATCAGGCCCATGACCGTGGCTCGGTCGGTGGCGTGCCCGACGCCGGTGGCCGACAGTGAGCCGTATAAACGGATTTCCACACGGCGCACATCGTTCAATAAACGTTGATCAATCAGCGCCTGAGCGAAGGTCGCTGCCGCGCGCATCGGACCGACGGTGTGGGAACTGGACGGACCGATACCGACTTTGAATAGATCGAAAACACTGATAGCCATGCTAAACCCTTACAAGCAATGGAGTACGAATCGCTGCCATTTTTTGTAGGACAAGCGCAATGTCGGCGATACTGCCTACCTCGGTCCTACGTGACTAACGAAACTTCCTAAGTAAGCCTTTAGCAGGACTAAACGATGAGTCGTCAATTGCATGCCCAGACCTATGTCTGGCTGCAGGTGTTTTCCTGTGCCGCACGGCACCTGTCGTTCACCCGTTGTGCCGAAGAACTGCACATCACCCCGGGGGCGGTCAGCCAGCAGATTCGCCAACTGGAAGAACGCCTCGGCTTTCGCCTATTTCATCGGCGCGCGCGCGGTGTCGAGCTAAGCGCGGAGGGGCAGCGGCTGGCCATTACCGTCAACGAGGCGTACGGCAGCATCGATGCCGAATTGCGTCGACTTGATGCCGGAATGATCAGCGGGATTTTGCGCGTGCGCTCGATTCCGTCGTTCCTCAGCAAGTGGCTGACGCCGCGTTTGCCACGCTTGCAACAACGCTATCCGGATATTCAGCTACGGCTGGTCGCCGAGGACAGCAGCGTGCCATTGCACGAGGGTGACTTTGATTTGGCGATCGATTTGAACGACGGCAGTTATCCGGGATTGTTATCCACAGCCTTGCTCGACGAGCAGATTTTCCCGGTGTGTGCGCCGAGTTTGCTGCGCGGGCGACCGCCACTGCATGGGCCGGCGGATCTGGTGCATTTTCCGCTGTTGCACGACATCACCGCCTGGCGTGGCAGTTATGAATACGCAGAGTGGGAATTCTACTTAAACGCGATCGGCTTCGAGGGTGCCGACGTACGGCGCGGACACACGTTCAATCGCAATCACCTGACCATCGAAGCGGCGATCGCCGGCATGGGCGTGGCGATTGCCCGCCGCACGTTGCTTAACGATGAGCTGGAGCGGGGGACGTTGATTGTGCCGTTCGGCCTGTCGGTGCCCAATCACAAACGCTATGTGTTGCTGTATGCGCCGGGGGCGTTGAGCCATCCGGGCGTGCGGGCTGTGCATGATTGGCTGGTCGAGGAGGCGGGGATATTTCGTAGCTTGCACCCGTTGAATGACGGGCAATTGTGAGCAAATTTTGCCGGGTTGCGGGGCGACCCAACTCCCGACCTTACCAGTGCTTTGCTCGGATGTCCGGCTTTTTTTGCGAATGAATATTTATCTTTTTTCAGGGGTTGAAATGTTCGCCGGTCGGGCCGATTGTTGTAACCAGGAGGTCAGGAAATTCAACTCAAGGCCTCTCACGAGCTAGCTGAAATAAGGGATGAACTATGCAAATCCAAGTCAACAGCGATAACCATATTCAAAGTAGTCAACGACTGGAGGAGTGGGTACGTACAACCATTGAGAGCACGCTCGAACGTTATGAAGAAGACCTGACCCGTGTCGAAGTCCACCTGAGCGACGAGAACGGTGACAAACCAGGTCCCCATGACTTGCGCTGCCAACTGGAAGCGCGGCCAAAAGGCCATCAACCGATTTCCGTGACCCACAAGGCCGATTCGCTGGAACTGGCGATCGACGGCGCTGCCGAAAAACTCGAGCACGCACTGGAGCACCTGTTTGGCAAACTGCGAGGTAAACCACGCGCCGCTGTGGTGCCATTTAGCAAGGCGAATGATGCTCTGCTGGAGGAAGAATTCCTTGAGAATGAACAGGCAGCGATCAACAGTTGATGCGCTGATTTTATAAGCCACTCAATGAGAACGGGCCTGCGGAAGCAGGCCCGTTTTTGTTTGTGGCGGTTTTTGCACAGGGCACAAGAGCGCGGCCCCTCACCCCAGCCCTCTCCCTCCGGGAGAGGGGGCCGACCGAGGTGTCTTATGAGTTACATCGACCTGAAAGACGGCGTCGATTATGGATTCAACAAAGCAATTTCAGGTCTACGGAAATCGTGAGCATCTCCCGGTCAGCCCCCTCTTCCTCTGGAAGAGGGGGCCGACCGAGGTGTCTGGCGGGCTACATTGACCTGGAAAACCGAGTCGATTATGGATTCGGCAAAGCAGAATCAGGTCGGCGTAGCTCGCAAGCATCTCCCAATCAGTCCCCCTCCCTCCGGGATAGGGGCCGACCGAGTCGTATTGCGGGATACATCGACCCGGAAGACTAGGTCGATTATGGATTCGGCAAAGCAGAATCAGGTCGGCGTAGCTCGCAAGCATCCCCCAATCAGTCCCCTCTCCCAGAGGGAGAGGGTTAGGGTGAGGGCATTTTTCGATTCGCCGCAATTCTTATGATCTGCTCCAGTACGTCATCCATCTGCTGAGCCACCTCAAGATTACTGAAACGCACGACTTCAATTCCCTTTTGATTCAGATAGTGCGTCCGTCGCTGATCATGAATCACTTTCCGCGTTTCATAGTGCTGACCGCCGTCCAACTCTATCGCCAACTTCAGCTCGGCGCAGTAAAAATCCAGCACGTAAGGCGGACAGGGAAACTGTCGACGAAATTTCAGATTGGCGATTTGGCGGGAGCGGAGCTTTTGCCAGAGCAGGTGTTCGCAGTCGGTTTGATTAACACGTAGATGGCGGGCGAACTGAGCGAGGGTGGGGCGAGTTTGCATGCTTCACGATCCTTGTGAAGTTGGTTTGAAGTTTTACTGTAGACCATGACTTGCTGACTTGCTGACTTGCTGACTTGCTGACTTGCTGACCCGCTGACCCTCACCCCAGCCCTCTCCCGGAGGGAGAGGGGGCCGACCGAGGTGTCTTGCGGGGTACATCGACCTGTAAGACCGAGTCGATTATGGATTCGGCAAAGCGGTTTCAGGTCGAGTCGATTATGGATTCGGCAAAGCGGTTTCAGGTCGAGTCGATTATGGATTCGGCAAAGCGGTTTCAGGTCGAGTCGATTATGGATTCGGCACAGCACGTTCAGGTCGGCGTACCTCGCAAGCATCCCACGATCAGTCCCCTCTCCCTCTGGGAGAGGGCTAGGCGGGCGGCGTTCCGATGAGGGGCTTTTCAATCCTCAGAACGCCACAGAAGTCTGCACATAAACCGTCCGCGGCTCACCCACATACTTACCCTTGTTGTTGTCATCAAACGAACGCGTGAAGTACTGCGTATTGAAGATGTTCTTCACCCCCACCGCCACGTTCAGATCCGACAACTGCGGGCCGAAGTCATACCCCGCACGGCTGCTGAACAGCATGTAGCCCGGGATCTTGCCGGTGCTGCCATCGGCACTTTCTTTCGAGGTGTTGGCGTTGTCGGCGAACTGGTCGCTCTGGAAGCTGCTATCCAGATTCAACTTCCACGGACCTTCGGTGTAACCGACGCCAATCGTGCCTTTGTGTTTCGACGAGAACGGTACGCGGTTGCCCTTGTTTGGCCCGTCTTCGCGGATGGTTGCGTCGACATAAGCGTAAGTGGCGTAGACATCGAAACCGGCGAGCGCCGGGCTCAAGTCATCCAGCGCGTAATTGACGCTGGTCTCGATCCCTTGATGGCGGGTTTCGCCACGGGCGATCACCGAATCGTTGGTCTGGTTGCTTTCGTACTGGTTATCGAAGTTGATCAGGAACGCGCCGATTTCCGCACGCAACGCACCGTTGTCATAGCGCGTGCCGAGTTCCCAGGTGCGCGCCTTTTCCGGTTTCACTTCGCCGCTGGTTACGCGGTTGGGCATCTGGCTGTATTGCACGCTGCCGAACGAGCCTTCGGTGTTGGCGTACAGGTTCCAGCTGTCGGTCAGGTGATAAAGCACGTTCAACGCCGGCAGCGCGGTGTTGTAGTCGCCCTTGTATTTGACGTTGGTCAGATTGTTGGTTTGCTGCGACTCGATCATCTCGTAGCGCACGCCCGGGGTGATCGTCCATTTGCCGATGTCGATGCGATCGTCGACGAAGAACGCATTGGCCTCGGTGCCGCCACGGGTGTCGCGGTCGTTGCGGCTGGCGGTGGTCGGGT encodes:
- a CDS encoding endonuclease domain-containing protein, yielding MQTRPTLAQFARHLRVNQTDCEHLLWQKLRSRQIANLKFRRQFPCPPYVLDFYCAELKLAIELDGGQHYETRKVIHDQRRTHYLNQKGIEVVRFSNLEVAQQMDDVLEQIIRIAANRKMPSP
- a CDS encoding phosphate-starvation-inducible protein PsiE: MKINWAEKLRQNVHQLAESLGNLFVETFHYLALFAIGAVTAWAAVMEFLGMLEEGHIKIDDILLLFIYLELGAMVGIYFKTNHMPVRFLIYVAITALTRLLISNVSHHNPPDMGIIYLCGGILLLAFSILVVRYASSQFPSVKIEKPQRKLGAGSSEHPEVEKGEL
- a CDS encoding serine/threonine transporter translates to MTDVRTPAAENPAVDRTLNTETAHKGWSKFDTTWMLGLYGTAIGAGTLFLPINAGVGGFWPLLILAVLAFPMTFFAHRGLTRFVLSGRSGDITEVVEEHFGIGAGKLITLLYFFAIFPILLVYSVALTNTLSSFLEHQLHIAPPPRAILSLALILGLMAIVRCGQSVIVKAMSVLVYPFVAALLLLALSLIPNWNGAFFASAQEAMPMSAFFKTMWLAIPVMVFSFNHSPIISAFAVEQKQRYGEQAERKSSGILAMAHGMMVVTVMFFCFSCVLALSPADLAAAKAQNISILSYLANHFQTPVIAYAAPLIALVAITKSFLGHYIGASEGFQGMIVKSLRSRGRVMSASWLNRATAMFMILSCWAVATFNPSILGMIETLGGPVIACLLFLMPMYAIRRVPALRQYSGQVSNVFVVLIGLIALSAIIYSVLP
- a CDS encoding HPF/RaiA family ribosome-associated protein yields the protein MQIQVNSDNHIQSSQRLEEWVRTTIESTLERYEEDLTRVEVHLSDENGDKPGPHDLRCQLEARPKGHQPISVTHKADSLELAIDGAAEKLEHALEHLFGKLRGKPRAAVVPFSKANDALLEEEFLENEQAAINS
- a CDS encoding Glu/Leu/Phe/Val dehydrogenase dimerization domain-containing protein codes for the protein MFALMQSTRLESLHLSVDPVSGLKAVIAIHNSRLGPALGGCRYLAYPNDESAVEDAIRLAQGMSYKAALAGLPQGGGVAVIVRPAHVENRGSLFEAFGRCIEQLDGRYITAIDSGTSVADMDCIAQQTQHVTSTTSAGDPAPHAAMGVFAGIRATAMARLGSDNLEGLRIAIQGLGNVGYALAEQLHAAGAELLVSDIDHGKVQLAMEQLNAHPIANDALLSTPCDILAPCGLGGVLNSHTVTQLRCSAVAGSANNQLTHLDVADQLERRGILYAPDYVINAGGLIYVSLKHRGEELPTITAHLSKISSRLTEVFAHAQAEKRSPARVADELAERVLYR
- a CDS encoding L-serine ammonia-lyase; translated protein: MAISVFDLFKVGIGPSSSHTVGPMRAAATFAQALIDQRLLNDVRRVEIRLYGSLSATGVGHATDRATVMGLMGEWPDSIDPATIDPRIQQLRESGQLSLAGQREIAFDWQRDLLLLDESLPYHPNAMSLTALGETTELFEQTYYSIGGGFIIEAAEAESGVAPAGDVVLPYDFSSAAELLSLCKQHNLRVSELMMANERAWRTDAEIRQGLLHIWSVMRECVEQGLRHEGILPGGLNVPRRAAKLHRSLLEIGKPNVISSTLSAMEWVNLFALAVNEENAAGGRMVTAPTNGAAGIIPAVLHYYMKFNPDASDDDVVAFFLGAAAVGILCKKNASISGAEVGCQGEVGSACAMAAAGLADVLGATPEQLENAAEIGLEHNLGLTCDPVGGLVQVPCIERNAIAAVKAINATQMALRGDGKHFISLDRVIRTMRDTGADMHDKYKETSRGGLAVSWVEC
- a CDS encoding LysR substrate-binding domain-containing protein: MSRQLHAQTYVWLQVFSCAARHLSFTRCAEELHITPGAVSQQIRQLEERLGFRLFHRRARGVELSAEGQRLAITVNEAYGSIDAELRRLDAGMISGILRVRSIPSFLSKWLTPRLPRLQQRYPDIQLRLVAEDSSVPLHEGDFDLAIDLNDGSYPGLLSTALLDEQIFPVCAPSLLRGRPPLHGPADLVHFPLLHDITAWRGSYEYAEWEFYLNAIGFEGADVRRGHTFNRNHLTIEAAIAGMGVAIARRTLLNDELERGTLIVPFGLSVPNHKRYVLLYAPGALSHPGVRAVHDWLVEEAGIFRSLHPLNDGQL
- a CDS encoding DUF3509 domain-containing protein, with translation MDNPFQIITDAFAPDYQINLSIQGLDGSIMLTLSNSGRIVAKRMISAEQRNDPARLKRLVQSIQFGIAIEQGHSAMAILEAMTSGAGLTPPPPRVNGQPGQVAGL